From one Bacteroides fragilis NCTC 9343 genomic stretch:
- a CDS encoding polysaccharide biosynthesis protein, with protein sequence MNIRFYYKYLSSRVASKWLILAVDVLLVIFSMFLASLLQIGLSALVFEFSLWVWTTLFCVIFNVCFFHLNRTYVGVIRYSSFIDISRIFISLTLGYLVTCVGNLLWMGWSGREVLPISVILTAYIVNFSLMVCLRILVKMIHELMTFDRRHSIRVFVYGSKGAGINIAKSLRVSRSNHFRLKGFISDDTGFIGKQTMGCRVYANNESLFDILEEERIEAIIVSSEKVHRLETSGMIDRLIAEDIRILTVPPFNDLGKEGMQIKDIQIEDLLQRDPIHVDIRKISSHIEGKRIMITGAAGSIGREMVRQIAGLNPYKLILVDQAESPLHNVQLELLDNWRDIDAKMLVADVTNQTRMESIFKDYRPQYVFHAAAYKHVPMMEDNVSEAIQVNVLGTRIMADLAVKYGVEKFVMVSTDKAVNPTNVMGCSKRLAEIYVQSLAHQLSKYVNDGALVKFITTRFGNVLGSNGSVIPRFKQQIEKGGPVTVTHPQVIRYFMTIPEACQLVLEAGSMGNGGEIYIFDMGNPVKIVDLARRMIYLSGQKNIKIEFTGLRHGEKLYEELLNVKEFTCPTYHEKIMIAKVREYDYEEVKQEIQKLIDLSYTSDTMGIVASMKKIVPEFVSKNSEFEILDKASF encoded by the coding sequence ATCTTTCATCGCGAGTTGCTTCAAAATGGCTGATACTTGCTGTCGATGTTCTTTTAGTGATCTTTTCAATGTTTCTGGCAAGCCTTTTGCAAATAGGTCTGTCGGCATTAGTCTTTGAGTTTTCGTTGTGGGTGTGGACAACACTGTTTTGTGTAATATTCAATGTGTGCTTCTTTCATCTGAATCGTACTTATGTAGGGGTCATTCGATATTCTTCCTTTATTGATATTTCTCGTATTTTCATTTCCTTAACTTTGGGATATTTGGTTACCTGTGTAGGCAATTTGCTTTGGATGGGGTGGAGTGGACGAGAAGTATTGCCGATTAGTGTTATTCTTACAGCTTATATCGTCAATTTCTCCTTGATGGTCTGTTTGCGTATTTTGGTGAAAATGATCCATGAGTTGATGACTTTCGATCGTAGACATAGTATTCGGGTGTTTGTTTATGGTTCGAAGGGAGCTGGTATTAATATTGCTAAATCATTACGAGTTAGTAGAAGTAATCATTTTAGATTAAAAGGATTTATTTCAGACGATACAGGCTTTATAGGGAAGCAGACGATGGGGTGTAGAGTATATGCGAATAATGAATCTCTGTTTGATATTTTAGAAGAAGAGAGAATTGAAGCTATTATTGTTTCTTCTGAGAAAGTGCACCGACTTGAAACCTCCGGTATGATTGACCGGTTGATAGCCGAGGATATTCGTATTCTTACAGTTCCTCCATTCAATGATCTGGGAAAGGAAGGTATGCAAATAAAGGATATTCAGATAGAAGATTTGTTACAGAGAGACCCTATTCATGTAGATATTCGAAAAATATCTTCCCATATAGAAGGAAAGAGAATAATGATTACGGGAGCTGCCGGTTCAATTGGGCGTGAAATGGTGAGGCAGATAGCCGGATTGAATCCATATAAATTAATTTTGGTTGATCAGGCAGAATCACCTTTGCATAATGTACAATTGGAACTGTTGGATAATTGGCGGGATATTGATGCTAAAATGCTGGTTGCCGATGTGACTAACCAAACGCGAATGGAATCAATCTTTAAAGACTATCGTCCGCAGTATGTTTTCCATGCTGCTGCCTATAAACATGTGCCCATGATGGAAGATAATGTATCTGAAGCCATACAGGTGAATGTGTTGGGTACTCGTATTATGGCTGACTTAGCTGTAAAATATGGTGTGGAAAAGTTTGTGATGGTCTCTACGGATAAGGCTGTCAATCCGACTAACGTAATGGGATGTAGTAAAAGACTTGCTGAGATTTATGTTCAGTCTCTCGCACATCAATTATCTAAATATGTCAATGATGGGGCATTAGTGAAATTTATCACAACTCGTTTTGGGAATGTGCTTGGCTCGAACGGATCTGTGATACCTAGATTTAAACAACAGATAGAGAAAGGAGGGCCGGTTACTGTAACGCATCCTCAAGTTATACGTTATTTTATGACTATTCCGGAAGCGTGTCAATTGGTATTGGAAGCGGGAAGTATGGGTAATGGGGGTGAAATCTATATTTTTGATATGGGCAATCCTGTGAAGATTGTTGATCTAGCCAGAAGAATGATCTATTTGAGTGGGCAGAAAAATATAAAAATAGAGTTTACCGGCTTGCGGCATGGTGAGAAGCTATACGAAGAGTTATTGAATGTGAAAGAGTTCACTTGTCCTACCTACCATGAAAAAATAATGATAGCCAAAGTTCGTGAGTATGATTATGAAGAGGTTAAGCAAGAAATTCAAAAGTTAATAGATTTGAGCTATACTTCTGACACCATGGGAATTGTCGCTTCTATGAAAAAGATAGTTCCTGAATTTGTAAGCAAGAATTCGGAGTTTGAGATATTAGATAAAGCCTCTTTTTAA
- a CDS encoding ROK family transcriptional regulator, with protein MKQHLLKEIELGTKSALLKKKIITHYIYNGSSTITDLSKELDLSVPTVTKFISEMCEEGYINDYGKLETSGGRHPNLYGLNPESGYFIGVDIKRFAINIGLINFKGDMMELKMNIPYKFENSIEGLNELCKLISNFIKKLTIAKDKILNINVNVSGRVNPESGYSFSQFNFEERPLSEVLAEKLGYKVTIDNDTRAMTYGEYLKGCVNGEKDIIFVNISWGLGVGIIIDGKIYTGKSGFSGEFGHTSTFDNEIICHCGKKGCLETEASGSALHRILLERIQNGENSILSNRIGDINNPITLDEIIASVNKEDLLCIEIVEEIGQKLGKQIAGLINLFNPELVIIGGTISLTGDYITQPIKTAVRKYSLNLVNKDSAIVTSKLKDRAGIVGACMLARSRMFEC; from the coding sequence ATGAAACAACATCTTTTAAAAGAAATAGAACTAGGTACCAAAAGCGCTCTTCTCAAAAAGAAAATTATTACACATTATATATATAATGGCAGTTCAACAATTACCGACCTGTCTAAAGAATTGGATCTTAGTGTCCCTACAGTCACTAAGTTTATCAGTGAAATGTGCGAAGAAGGTTATATCAACGACTATGGTAAATTGGAAACAAGTGGAGGACGGCACCCTAACCTATATGGCTTAAATCCTGAATCCGGCTACTTTATAGGAGTCGATATCAAAAGATTTGCCATTAATATCGGCTTGATCAACTTCAAAGGTGATATGATGGAACTTAAAATGAATATTCCTTATAAATTTGAAAATTCAATAGAAGGATTGAATGAGTTATGCAAACTCATTTCAAATTTTATCAAGAAGTTGACAATAGCTAAAGACAAAATATTAAATATCAATGTAAATGTTTCCGGACGCGTTAATCCGGAATCCGGATATAGTTTTAGTCAATTCAATTTTGAAGAACGCCCATTATCTGAAGTTTTAGCTGAAAAATTAGGGTATAAGGTAACAATAGATAATGATACGCGTGCCATGACCTATGGAGAATACCTAAAGGGGTGTGTAAATGGCGAAAAAGATATTATCTTCGTAAATATCAGTTGGGGGCTAGGTGTTGGAATCATCATCGATGGCAAAATTTATACAGGAAAATCCGGATTTTCCGGAGAATTCGGCCACACCAGTACCTTTGACAATGAAATTATCTGCCACTGCGGCAAAAAAGGCTGTCTCGAAACAGAAGCTTCCGGATCTGCGCTACACCGCATCTTGCTGGAACGTATACAAAATGGTGAAAACTCAATCTTATCCAATCGTATAGGAGACATTAACAATCCTATAACCTTGGATGAAATCATTGCTTCTGTAAACAAGGAAGATCTTTTATGTATTGAAATAGTGGAAGAAATCGGGCAGAAATTAGGCAAACAAATTGCCGGACTTATCAATCTTTTTAATCCGGAACTTGTCATTATCGGAGGAACAATTTCGCTGACAGGAGACTACATTACTCAACCAATAAAAACAGCTGTCCGCAAGTACTCACTTAATCTGGTCAATAAAGACTCGGCAATCGTCACTTCAAAACTAAAAGACAGAGCCGGTATTGTCGGAGCTTGCATGCTTGCAAGGAGCAGAATGTTTGAGTGTTAA
- a CDS encoding UpxY family transcription antiterminator, translating to MEETARKIKENTSCWYAVYTAPRAEKKVKEQLDKIGVENYLPLQPVVRLWNNRKKKIFIPVVPGCLFVHISSEEIAHVAGIHGVAFLLKEKGQYVSIPEVQMETFKTMIEHSCELVEFAPNEFVPGTVVRVISGQLQGLEAELVECQGNNKLLLRVEGLGCALVTVSTDCVASKEE from the coding sequence ATGGAAGAAACAGCCAGAAAAATAAAAGAAAATACTTCTTGCTGGTATGCTGTATATACAGCACCGAGAGCAGAGAAGAAAGTGAAGGAACAACTGGATAAGATAGGCGTTGAAAACTATTTGCCTCTTCAACCGGTAGTTCGTTTGTGGAACAATCGCAAGAAAAAGATTTTCATTCCTGTTGTTCCGGGATGTCTATTTGTGCACATCTCCTCTGAGGAGATTGCTCATGTAGCCGGTATTCATGGAGTAGCTTTTTTACTGAAGGAAAAGGGACAATATGTTTCTATACCGGAAGTTCAAATGGAGACTTTCAAGACTATGATAGAGCACTCTTGCGAACTGGTCGAGTTTGCGCCAAATGAGTTTGTTCCTGGAACCGTAGTGCGAGTAATAAGTGGACAATTACAAGGATTGGAAGCTGAGCTAGTTGAGTGCCAAGGAAATAATAAGTTGTTACTGCGAGTTGAAGGGTTGGGATGCGCTTTGGTTACAGTCTCAACGGATTGTGTAGCTTCAAAAGAGGAATAA
- a CDS encoding dihydrodipicolinate synthase family protein: MEKIIGLINAPFTPFYENGEVNYEPIEAYAKMLVKNGLQGVFINGSSGEGYMLTDEERMKLAERWVEVSPKGFKVIVHVGSCCVKSSRKLAEHAQKIGAWGIGAMAPPFPKVGRVEELVKYCEEIACGAPDLPFYYYHIPAFNGAFLSMVAFLEAVDGRIPNFAGIKYTFESMYEYNQCRLYKGGKFDMLHGQDETILPCLAMGGAQGGIGGTTNYNGVNLVGIIEAWKAGDLEKARELQNFSQEVINVICHFRGNIVGGKRIMKLIGLDLGKNRTPFQNMTDDEEVRMKAELEAIHFFDRCNKF; encoded by the coding sequence ATGGAAAAGATTATTGGATTGATCAATGCCCCTTTTACTCCGTTTTATGAAAATGGAGAGGTTAATTATGAACCAATTGAAGCGTATGCTAAGATGTTAGTAAAGAACGGACTGCAAGGAGTATTTATTAATGGATCTTCCGGTGAAGGATATATGTTGACCGATGAAGAACGTATGAAGCTTGCTGAACGTTGGGTAGAAGTTTCACCTAAAGGATTTAAGGTGATTGTACATGTAGGTAGTTGCTGTGTAAAATCAAGTCGCAAGCTTGCCGAACACGCTCAAAAAATCGGTGCATGGGGAATTGGTGCCATGGCTCCTCCTTTTCCTAAAGTAGGTCGTGTCGAAGAGCTGGTGAAGTATTGTGAAGAAATCGCTTGCGGTGCTCCCGATCTTCCTTTCTATTATTATCATATTCCTGCATTTAATGGAGCATTCTTGTCAATGGTTGCTTTCTTGGAAGCAGTAGACGGTCGTATTCCTAACTTTGCCGGAATAAAATATACTTTTGAAAGTATGTATGAATACAATCAGTGTCGTTTGTATAAAGGGGGTAAGTTTGATATGCTTCACGGACAAGATGAAACGATCCTTCCATGCCTAGCTATGGGAGGTGCCCAGGGAGGTATTGGCGGAACTACCAACTACAATGGTGTAAATCTGGTTGGTATTATAGAAGCATGGAAAGCAGGTGATCTTGAGAAAGCACGTGAATTACAGAATTTCTCTCAGGAAGTTATTAATGTCATTTGTCATTTCCGTGGAAATATCGTAGGTGGAAAACGAATCATGAAGTTGATAGGATTGGATTTGGGTAAAAATCGTACTCCTTTCCAGAATATGACGGACGATGAAGAAGTACGTATGAAGGCTGAGCTGGAAGCTATTCATTTCTTCGATCGTTGCAATAAGTTTTAA
- a CDS encoding WbuC family cupin fold metalloprotein, producing MKLITEGLLDKVTDQAKENSRLRMNYNFHDSMDAPIHRMLNALEPGTYLPPHRHKNPDKEEVYLVLRGSLLAILFDDEGNVTEKVHLNPAEGHYGIEIPPCVWHTIVVLESGTVIYEIKQGPFAPLIPENLASWAPPATDEEAARVFIQRMLEL from the coding sequence ATGAAACTGATTACCGAAGGGCTTCTTGATAAAGTGACTGATCAGGCAAAAGAGAATTCACGCCTGCGGATGAATTACAATTTCCATGACTCCATGGATGCTCCTATTCACAGGATGTTGAATGCTTTGGAGCCGGGAACTTACTTGCCGCCACATCGTCATAAGAATCCGGATAAGGAAGAAGTTTATCTTGTATTGAGAGGTAGCTTGTTGGCTATCCTGTTTGATGATGAGGGTAATGTAACGGAAAAGGTTCATTTGAATCCAGCTGAGGGACATTATGGAATTGAGATTCCTCCCTGTGTATGGCATACTATCGTTGTCTTAGAATCTGGAACCGTTATTTATGAAATAAAGCAAGGGCCTTTTGCTCCTCTTATTCCTGAAAATTTAGCATCTTGGGCACCTCCTGCAACTGATGAGGAGGCGGCCCGAGTATTTATACAGCGAATGCTTGAGCTTTAA
- a CDS encoding AGE family epimerase/isomerase → MNTTEYLQTWSDSYKNDMISNIMPFWMKYGWDRKNGGVYTCVDRDGQLMDTTKSVWFQGRFAFTCSYAYNHIERNTEWLAAAKSTLDFIEAHCFDTDGRMFFEVTETGLPIRKRRYVFSETFAAIAMSEYAIASGDHSYAVKALKLFNDIRHFLSTPGILEPKYCERVQMKGHSIIMILINVASRIRAAINDPVLDRQIEESIAILHKDFMHPEFKALLETVGPNGEFIDTNATRTINPGHCIETSWFILEEAKNRNWDKEMVDTALTILDWSWEWGWDKEYGGIINFRDCRNLPSQDYAHDMKFWWPQTEAIIATLYAYQATKNEKYLAMHKQISDWTYAHFPDAEFGEWYGYLHRDGTISQPAKGNLFKGPFHIPRMMTKGYALCQELLSEK, encoded by the coding sequence ATGAATACTACAGAATATTTACAGACTTGGTCTGACTCTTATAAAAATGACATGATAAGCAACATCATGCCCTTTTGGATGAAATATGGTTGGGATCGCAAGAACGGAGGTGTTTATACCTGCGTCGACCGTGATGGTCAGTTGATGGATACCACCAAATCTGTTTGGTTCCAAGGGAGATTTGCTTTTACATGTTCATATGCATATAATCACATTGAGCGTAATACTGAATGGTTGGCAGCTGCGAAAAGCACTCTCGATTTCATAGAAGCACATTGTTTTGATACGGATGGACGTATGTTTTTTGAAGTAACCGAGACCGGATTACCTATTCGTAAACGTCGTTATGTCTTTTCTGAAACATTTGCTGCTATTGCAATGTCCGAATATGCCATTGCATCAGGAGATCATAGTTATGCTGTAAAAGCTTTGAAATTGTTCAATGATATCCGTCACTTCCTTTCGACTCCGGGAATCCTGGAGCCCAAATATTGTGAACGTGTACAGATGAAGGGACATTCTATTATTATGATTCTTATCAATGTAGCTTCCCGCATTCGCGCCGCTATTAACGATCCGGTTTTGGATCGGCAAATAGAGGAGTCTATAGCAATTCTGCACAAAGACTTTATGCATCCGGAGTTTAAAGCTCTGCTTGAGACTGTAGGTCCCAATGGAGAGTTTATAGATACGAACGCCACTCGTACCATTAATCCCGGTCATTGTATCGAGACCTCATGGTTTATTTTGGAAGAAGCCAAGAACCGCAATTGGGATAAGGAAATGGTTGATACAGCACTTACGATTCTGGATTGGTCGTGGGAGTGGGGCTGGGACAAAGAATACGGGGGTATTATAAATTTCCGTGATTGTCGAAACCTGCCTTCACAGGATTATGCCCATGACATGAAGTTCTGGTGGCCACAGACCGAAGCGATTATCGCAACTCTATATGCGTATCAAGCTACTAAAAATGAAAAATATCTGGCTATGCATAAACAGATCAGTGACTGGACTTATGCCCATTTTCCTGATGCAGAGTTTGGTGAATGGTATGGGTATCTCCATCGTGACGGAACGATTTCTCAGCCTGCGAAAGGAAATCTGTTTAAGGGACCATTCCACATTCCTAGAATGATGACGAAAGGCTACGCACTTTGTCAGGAATTACTGTCAGAAAAATAA
- a CDS encoding SLBB domain-containing protein: protein MRRFITLFFLIFTLSGVAVAQQMSDDQVVQYVKDAQKMGKTQKQITTELMRRGVTKEQVERIQEKYENGSGSTGTQNNQNSTRSRTRTQQNDESDYSNRSQKNLKDQKNQKNQKNIKGLRQSNNQKNKRGMGDENLEMTDEDMMNEEDWSDEYTVKPEEDPTQQIFGHNIFTNENLTFEPNLNIATPVSYRLGPGDEVIIDVWGASQTTIRQTISPEGSILVDNLGPIYLSGMTVREANNAVRREFAKIYAGISGPNPNTSVDLTLGNIRTIQISIMGEVAVPGTYALSAFSSVFHALYRAGGVNKIGSLRSIKVVRNGKKIADLDVYDFIMKGKLNDDVRLQDGDVVIVDPYESLVQITGKVKRPMFYEMKPSETMATILKYSGGFTGDAYKKAIRLIRKTGREHQVYNVDEMDYSVFKLDDGDVLAVDSVLERFENRVEVRGAVYRAGMYQIDGTVNTVKQLIKKAEGVRGDAFLNRAIIDRENDDLTHEMIQIDLKGLLNGTVADIPLQKNDILYIPSIEDLKEEATLTIHGEVANPGTYLYSSNMSVEDLVLQAGGLLEAASTARVDVSRRIKNSKSTELSNIVGKTFSFELKDGFLVGGDQDFHLEPFDEVYIRRSPAYHQQQNVTVGGEVLFGGRYALSKKNERLSDLISKAGGITQDAYVKGARLIRKMTEEELRRKEDALRMANKGGADSISVKTLDVSDTYSVGIELEKALANPGSDFDMVLREGDILFVPEYVSTVKINGAVMYPNTVLYKKGESLKYYINQAGGFASLAKKKRAFVVYMNGTVSRLRTGNSKAIEPGCEIIVPSKDPKKRMSAAEIIGMGTSAASLATMIATMVNLFK, encoded by the coding sequence ATGCGTAGATTTATTACACTATTCTTCTTGATTTTTACCTTGTCCGGAGTGGCTGTAGCTCAGCAAATGTCCGATGATCAGGTCGTGCAGTATGTAAAAGATGCTCAAAAGATGGGTAAAACTCAGAAGCAGATTACAACAGAGTTGATGAGAAGGGGCGTTACGAAAGAACAAGTCGAACGCATTCAGGAAAAATATGAAAATGGAAGTGGCAGTACCGGTACACAGAACAACCAGAACTCAACAAGGTCGCGTACGCGTACTCAGCAAAATGATGAAAGTGATTACTCTAATCGCTCTCAAAAAAATCTGAAAGATCAGAAAAATCAAAAGAACCAGAAGAATATAAAAGGGCTTCGTCAGTCGAACAACCAGAAAAACAAGCGTGGAATGGGAGATGAGAATCTGGAAATGACAGATGAAGACATGATGAATGAGGAAGACTGGTCTGACGAGTACACCGTGAAGCCGGAAGAGGATCCGACTCAACAAATTTTCGGACATAATATTTTTACGAACGAGAACCTTACATTTGAACCCAATCTGAATATAGCAACTCCTGTAAGCTATCGTTTGGGACCTGGAGACGAGGTGATTATAGATGTGTGGGGAGCTTCTCAGACTACAATCAGACAAACCATTTCTCCGGAGGGTAGTATTTTAGTCGATAATCTTGGTCCTATTTACCTAAGTGGAATGACTGTTCGTGAGGCTAATAATGCGGTACGTCGTGAATTTGCGAAAATCTACGCAGGTATATCCGGCCCGAATCCTAATACTTCAGTTGATCTGACGTTAGGCAATATCCGTACTATTCAAATTAGTATTATGGGAGAAGTTGCTGTTCCGGGTACTTATGCGCTCTCGGCATTCTCTTCTGTATTCCATGCTCTCTATCGTGCCGGTGGTGTTAATAAGATAGGTAGTTTACGTAGTATTAAAGTTGTGCGTAACGGCAAAAAAATAGCAGATCTGGATGTTTACGATTTCATAATGAAGGGGAAACTGAATGACGATGTTCGTTTGCAAGACGGTGATGTGGTCATTGTTGATCCATATGAATCTTTAGTGCAGATTACCGGTAAGGTAAAACGTCCGATGTTTTATGAGATGAAGCCTTCTGAGACAATGGCTACTATTTTAAAATATTCAGGTGGTTTCACCGGGGATGCTTATAAAAAAGCTATACGCTTAATTCGTAAAACAGGCCGTGAGCATCAGGTTTATAATGTAGATGAAATGGATTATTCGGTATTTAAACTGGATGATGGAGATGTGCTGGCTGTGGATTCGGTATTGGAGCGTTTTGAAAACCGTGTTGAAGTCCGTGGTGCTGTTTATCGTGCCGGTATGTACCAAATCGATGGAACTGTAAACACAGTAAAACAATTAATAAAGAAAGCTGAAGGAGTGAGAGGGGATGCTTTCTTAAACCGTGCTATCATCGATCGTGAGAATGATGATCTTACTCATGAGATGATTCAAATTGATTTAAAGGGATTGTTGAATGGTACTGTAGCTGATATTCCTCTTCAGAAAAATGATATCCTTTATATTCCGAGTATTGAAGATTTGAAGGAGGAAGCAACCCTTACGATTCATGGTGAAGTAGCCAATCCGGGTACTTATTTGTATTCATCCAATATGTCGGTTGAAGACCTTGTTTTACAAGCCGGAGGATTATTGGAGGCAGCTTCGACAGCCCGTGTGGATGTGTCCCGACGAATAAAAAATTCAAAAAGTACTGAATTGAGTAATATAGTTGGTAAGACTTTCTCTTTTGAATTGAAAGATGGTTTTCTTGTAGGAGGTGATCAGGATTTCCATTTGGAACCTTTTGACGAAGTATATATTCGTCGTAGCCCTGCTTATCATCAACAACAAAATGTTACAGTTGGAGGCGAGGTTTTATTTGGTGGACGTTATGCGCTATCAAAGAAGAACGAACGTCTTAGTGATTTGATTTCTAAAGCGGGCGGTATTACTCAAGATGCTTATGTGAAAGGTGCCCGTTTGATTCGTAAAATGACAGAAGAAGAGTTGCGCCGCAAGGAGGATGCACTTCGTATGGCTAATAAGGGTGGAGCTGATTCCATTTCTGTTAAGACCCTTGATGTCTCTGATACTTATTCTGTCGGTATTGAGTTGGAAAAGGCTTTGGCTAATCCGGGGTCAGACTTTGATATGGTATTACGTGAAGGCGATATTTTGTTTGTGCCGGAGTATGTAAGTACCGTCAAAATCAATGGTGCTGTGATGTATCCCAATACAGTATTATATAAGAAAGGCGAAAGTTTGAAATACTATATTAATCAGGCCGGTGGTTTTGCAAGTCTTGCAAAGAAAAAAAGAGCTTTTGTGGTTTATATGAATGGAACAGTGTCTCGTTTACGTACGGGAAATTCTAAAGCGATAGAACCAGGCTGTGAGATTATCGTGCCAAGTAAAGATCCGAAGAAGAGAATGTCGGCAGCCGAAATTATAGGAATGGGTACTTCTGCTGCTTCATTAGCAACTATGATTGCAACGATGGTTAACCTCTTTAAGTAG
- a CDS encoding Wzz/FepE/Etk N-terminal domain-containing protein, producing the protein MTEDKNINKTTPQSEEQEIDLIELAQKVWAGRKLVLKVCGVAVLVGLVVAFSIPKEYSTSVTLAPETGSKSSTGGRGALAAMAGINLGSSTGEDALSPELYPDIVSSTPFLLEMFDVKVADQKGKINTTLYEYLDKYQRAPWWGAVASAPFKALGWVVSLFKDAPEEQGDAKIDPFYLTADQAGIADALSHRISVSVDKKTGVTTLTVTMQDPLISAALTDTVMHCLQNYITDYRTNKARHDLAFTEKLFNEAQENYYEAQQKYARFMDGNQNIIMQSFRTEQERLQNEMNLAYGVFTQVSQQLQLAKAKVQEITPVYTVVQPATVPLRPAKPNKIMILIGFVFLAGVGSIGWILFVKDLLNGWKKQPEK; encoded by the coding sequence ATGACTGAAGATAAGAATATAAATAAAACGACTCCGCAATCTGAGGAACAAGAAATTGATCTGATAGAGTTGGCTCAGAAAGTTTGGGCCGGTCGTAAATTAGTATTAAAGGTTTGTGGTGTTGCCGTGTTAGTAGGACTTGTAGTGGCTTTTAGTATTCCTAAAGAGTATTCTACAAGTGTAACACTGGCACCGGAAACAGGTAGCAAGTCTTCTACTGGAGGCAGGGGGGCATTAGCCGCTATGGCCGGTATTAATCTTGGCAGTTCAACCGGAGAAGATGCACTTTCTCCCGAATTGTATCCTGATATTGTTAGTTCCACACCTTTTCTATTGGAAATGTTCGATGTGAAGGTTGCTGATCAGAAAGGCAAGATTAATACAACTCTGTATGAGTACTTGGATAAATATCAACGGGCTCCTTGGTGGGGAGCGGTTGCATCAGCTCCTTTCAAAGCATTAGGTTGGGTTGTATCTTTGTTTAAAGATGCACCGGAGGAACAGGGAGATGCAAAGATAGATCCTTTCTATTTGACTGCAGATCAAGCTGGAATAGCGGATGCTTTGAGTCATCGTATATCTGTTTCGGTAGATAAGAAAACAGGAGTGACTACACTTACTGTGACAATGCAGGATCCATTAATTTCTGCAGCATTAACAGATACGGTAATGCATTGTTTGCAAAATTATATCACAGATTATCGTACCAATAAAGCGCGTCATGATTTGGCTTTTACTGAGAAACTATTTAATGAAGCTCAGGAGAACTACTATGAAGCGCAGCAGAAATATGCTCGTTTTATGGATGGTAATCAAAATATCATTATGCAAAGTTTCCGTACAGAGCAAGAGCGTTTGCAGAATGAGATGAATTTAGCTTATGGAGTATTCACTCAAGTGTCGCAACAATTGCAATTGGCGAAAGCTAAAGTACAGGAAATAACTCCTGTTTATACTGTAGTACAACCTGCTACAGTTCCTTTGAGACCGGCTAAACCTAATAAAATCATGATTTTAATTGGTTTTGTATTCTTAGCGGGTGTAGGTAGTATAGGATGGATTCTCTTTGTTAAAGATTTATTGAACGGATGGAAGAAACAGCCAGAAAAATAA